A single region of the Rhodospirillales bacterium genome encodes:
- a CDS encoding AAA family ATPase: protein MTADQSHLEPNKEAMLLQLTHLFGETHADGMIELAWTDPQNNHALSKARLFDITDFGEIPDFAAARNAEGSNVYIGAALRKKGLPDHKRTSDDAFFSLTSAYVDLDEPGVASKAREIYGAVGPTLVVITGQHPHFRAQLWWRLDEPETDPDKARFINKHLAVAMSGDETVVNPSRVMRLGGSIAWPVKPGRVAEVTEVQFLGRPDVPAEALLNIVTHVLPQLPQTSATLPENTQTPVTHHSTLNLPDLNGLSVDGCIANIRAGREWHKNMVRLTAHWVNAGMSDQEILLASESLTLSGYTREQTRSEVTKMLQGARDKWNIQNPSVLLEQPKLSPIPSLVLKDWNGHKYAGEAPEQRWLVENQIPLGVPILLAAMGGVGKSYMALDLALHVSLPTTSMSFPYRVFGGQLKEHGTAVILAAEDSYETIHRRFNKIDEADKRVLAGDRLIVVPMPSVGGPRPLIDVENGVPQKTEFFHDFKAQLLELPDLKLVVIDPLQAFIMADVTSDPAAAQFMWSALAEICAETGATIIVTHHMRKDGMHNITSVAGAREAIRGSTALVDGARGAYALWQADKDYARICCQFLGRDFEENAIIQGAIVKTNDDVIQAIHTYVRAESGLLVQDLNLSNLDPDEIGYPDFETEIEILKGIENHWNAGEPVSQAPNTGPRYIVKFLKKHFGLSKSVAQTLQGKWVDEGIIATEVINSSSKLKGYRLIKLPEQKTEGAEAWYTNH, encoded by the coding sequence ATGACTGCCGATCAATCACATCTGGAGCCGAACAAAGAAGCGATGCTGTTGCAGCTGACGCATCTTTTTGGCGAAACTCATGCGGATGGGATGATTGAGTTGGCATGGACGGATCCCCAGAATAATCACGCGCTCTCGAAAGCCCGGCTTTTTGATATTACAGATTTTGGAGAGATTCCTGATTTTGCCGCCGCGCGCAATGCTGAGGGCAGCAATGTTTATATCGGCGCGGCCTTACGCAAAAAGGGGTTGCCTGATCATAAGCGCACCAGTGATGATGCCTTTTTTTCTTTAACCTCAGCTTACGTTGATCTGGATGAGCCAGGCGTAGCATCCAAAGCGCGCGAGATTTATGGTGCAGTCGGCCCGACATTGGTCGTGATCACAGGGCAACATCCCCATTTCCGCGCTCAGTTATGGTGGCGGCTGGATGAACCGGAAACTGATCCGGATAAAGCCAGGTTTATCAATAAGCATCTCGCCGTTGCCATGAGCGGCGATGAGACAGTTGTTAATCCTTCCCGCGTCATGCGATTGGGCGGTTCCATTGCGTGGCCGGTCAAGCCAGGGCGCGTAGCGGAAGTAACGGAAGTCCAGTTTTTAGGGCGGCCTGATGTTCCGGCGGAAGCACTTCTAAACATTGTCACACATGTTCTTCCACAACTTCCGCAGACTTCCGCGACACTTCCCGAAAACACACAAACACCTGTGACACATCACAGTACATTAAATCTGCCCGATCTGAATGGATTGTCGGTCGATGGCTGTATCGCCAATATCCGCGCCGGACGGGAATGGCACAAAAATATGGTCAGGCTCACTGCTCACTGGGTGAATGCGGGCATGTCAGATCAGGAAATCCTGCTGGCTTCTGAAAGTCTGACTTTATCTGGCTACACCCGCGAGCAAACGCGCAGCGAAGTAACGAAAATGCTGCAAGGCGCGCGGGACAAATGGAACATTCAAAACCCGTCAGTTCTTTTAGAGCAGCCAAAACTCTCGCCAATACCATCCCTGGTCTTGAAAGATTGGAATGGTCATAAATATGCAGGAGAAGCACCAGAGCAGCGCTGGCTAGTTGAAAATCAAATTCCTCTTGGTGTGCCGATCCTGCTGGCAGCAATGGGCGGTGTCGGAAAAAGCTATATGGCTTTGGATCTGGCGCTGCATGTTTCGCTGCCCACCACCTCAATGTCATTTCCGTACCGTGTGTTTGGCGGGCAACTGAAGGAACACGGCACAGCGGTTATCCTGGCTGCAGAAGATAGTTACGAAACCATTCACCGCCGTTTCAATAAAATTGATGAAGCCGATAAACGCGTGCTGGCAGGTGACCGGCTGATTGTTGTTCCTATGCCGAGCGTTGGCGGGCCGCGTCCCCTGATTGATGTGGAAAATGGTGTTCCGCAGAAAACAGAATTTTTTCATGACTTCAAAGCCCAACTGCTGGAATTGCCGGATTTAAAGCTGGTGGTGATTGATCCGCTTCAAGCCTTCATCATGGCAGATGTCACATCGGATCCGGCGGCAGCACAGTTTATGTGGTCGGCGTTGGCGGAAATCTGCGCGGAGACCGGGGCAACGATTATCGTCACCCATCATATGCGCAAAGATGGCATGCACAACATCACCAGTGTTGCCGGAGCGCGGGAAGCGATACGTGGATCAACGGCTCTGGTGGACGGCGCACGCGGTGCTTATGCCCTGTGGCAGGCGGACAAGGATTACGCCCGGATCTGCTGCCAGTTTTTAGGCCGGGATTTTGAAGAAAACGCCATCATTCAAGGCGCCATTGTCAAAACCAATGATGATGTAATACAGGCTATTCACACATACGTTCGCGCAGAAAGTGGCCTTCTTGTTCAGGATTTGAACCTCAGCAATCTGGATCCGGATGAGATTGGGTATCCAGATTTCGAAACAGAGATCGAGATCCTGAAAGGAATCGAAAACCACTGGAATGCCGGAGAGCCTGTATCACAGGCACCAAATACCGGGCCACGTTATATCGTCAAATTTCTCAAAAAGCATTTCGGCCTCAGCAAATCAGTCGCTCAGACCCTTCAGGGCAAGTGGGTTGATGAGGGCATCATCGCCACGGAAGTCATCAATTCAAGTTCAAAACTCAAAGGCTATCGCCTGATCAAACTCCCAGAACAAAAAACGGAAGGAGCGGAAGCATGGTACACAAACCATTGA